One segment of Meriones unguiculatus strain TT.TT164.6M chromosome 3, Bangor_MerUng_6.1, whole genome shotgun sequence DNA contains the following:
- the Dnajc11 gene encoding dnaJ homolog subfamily C member 11 isoform X2 — MKVVERKRTPAEIREEFERLQREREERRLQQRTNPKGTISVGVDATDLFDRYDEEYEDVSGSGFPQIEINKMHISQSIEAPLTATDTAILSGSLSTQNGNGGGSINFALRRVTSAKGWGELEFGAGDLQGPLFGLKLFRNLTPRCFVTTNCALQFSSRGIRPGLTTVLARNLDKNTVGYLQWRWGIQSAMNTSIVRDTKTCHFTVALQLGIPHSFALISYQHKFQDDDQTRVKGSLKAGFFGTIVEYGAERKISRHSVLGAAVSIGVPQGVSLKVKLNRASQTYFFPIHLTDQLLPSAVFYATVGPLVIYLAMHRLIIKPYLRAQKERELEKQRENTASDILQKKQEAEAAVRLMQESVRRIIEAEESRMGLIIVNAWYGKFVNDKSKKKEKVKVIDVTVPLQCLVKDSKLILTEASKAGLPGFYDPCVGEEKSLRVLYQFRGVLHQVLVPDSEALRIPKQSHRIDTDG; from the exons GGAACCATCAGCGTTGGAGTAGACGCCACTGACCTTTTTGATCGCTATGATGAGGAATATGAAGATGTGTCCGGAAGTGGCTTTCCGCAGATTGAGATTAATAAAATGCACATATCCCAGTCCATTGAG GCACCCTTGACAGCCACAGACACAGCCATCCTCTCTGGAAGTCTCTCCACCCAGAATGGCAATGGCGGCGGTTCCATTAACTTTGCACTCCGGCGAGTCACTTCTGCAAAGGGATGGGGTGAG TTGGAGTTTGGAGCCGGAGACCTCCAGGGGCCTTTATTTGGTCTCAAGCTGTTCCGTAATCTCACACCAAGATG CTTTGTGACGACAAACTGTGCTCTGCAGTTTTCATCCCGTGGAATCCGGCCTGGCCTTACCACTGTCCTAGCTCGGAACCTGGATAAGAACACTGTGGGCTACCTGCAGTGGCGATGGGGCATCCAGTCAGCAATGAACACAAGCATCGTCCGGGACACTAAGACCTGCCACTTCACTGTGGCCTTGCAG cTGGGGATCCCTCACTCCTTTGCACTCATCAGCTATCAGCACAAGTTCCAGGACGATGACCAAACACGTGTGAAAGGGTCCCTCAA GGCAGGCTTCTTTGGGACAATAGTGGAGTATGGAGCTGAGAGGAAGATCTCACGACACAGCGTCTTGGGTGCGGCTGTGAGCATTGGCGTCCCTCAGGGTGTGTCTCTCAAAGTCAA GCTGAACAGGGCCAGTCAGACCTACTTCTTCCCGATTCACTTGACGGATCAGCTGCTCCCCAGTGCTGTGTTCTACGCCACCGTGGGGCCGCTGGTAATCTACTTGGCAATGCACCGTTTGATCATCAAGCCTTACCTCAGGGCTCAGAAAGAGAG GGAACTGGAAAAGCAAAGGGAGAACACAGCCAGCGACATCCTGCAGAAGAAGCAAGAGGCAGAAGCCGCT GTTCGGCTGATGCAGGAGTCTGTCCGGAGAATAATCGAAGCAGAGGAGTCCCGAATGG GGCTTATCATCGTGAACGCCTGGTACGGGAAATTTGTCAATGACAAGagcaagaagaaggaaaaggtgaAGGTGATCGATGTGACGGTGCCCCTGCAGTGCCTGGTAAAGGACTCCAAGCTCATCCTCACTGAGGCCTCCAAG GCTGGGCTGCCAGGGTTCTACGACCCGTGTGTTGGGGAGGAGAAGAGTCTTCGAGTGCTGTACCAGTTCCGAGGCGTGCTTCACCAGGTTTTGGTGCCTGACAGTGAGGCTCTCAGGATACCGAAGCAAT CTCACAGGATCGACACAGATGGGTAA
- the Thap3 gene encoding THAP domain-containing protein 3 isoform X1, translating into MPKSCAARQCCNRYSSRRKQLTFHRFPFSRPELLKEWLLNIGRANFKPKQHTVICSEHFRPECFSAFGNRKNLKQNAVPTVFAFQNPTQVCPEVGAGGDSSGKNMDTTMEELQPPDTEGPVKQDLPERAEAMEAPSLPASPLLKRPLPGQPSDHSYALLDLDTLKKKLFLTLKENKRLRKRLKAQRLLLRRTCGRLRAYREGQRGLRRARRPAQRS; encoded by the exons ATGCCGAAGTCTTGCGCGGCCCGGCAATGCTGCAACCGCTACAGCAGCCGCAGGAAGCAGCTCACCTTCCACCG GTTCCCGTTCAGCCGCCCGGAGCTGCTAAAGGAATGGCTGCTCAACATTGGCCGGGCTAACTTCAAGCCCAAGCAACACACAGTCATCTGCTCCGAGCACTTCAGACCCGAGTGCTTCAGCGCCTTTGGGAACCGCAAGAACCTGAAACAGAACGCTGTGCCCACCGTGTTCGCTTTCCAGAACCCCACACAG GTCTGCCCTGAGGTGGGGGCTGGTGGGGACAGCTCAGGGAAGAACATGGACACCACAATGGAAGAGTTGCAGCCTCCAGACACTGAAGGCCCCGTGAAACAG GACTTACCAGAGAGAGCAGAAGCAATGGAGGCCCCCAGCCTGCCAGCCAGCCCCCTGTTGAAAAGGCCCCTTCCAGGACAGCCGTCTGATCACAGCTATGCCCTTTTGGACTTGGATaccctgaaaaaaaaacttttcctcacGCTGAAGGAAAACAAGAGGCTCCGGAAGCGCCTGAAGGCACAGAGGCTGCTGCTGCGGAGGACATGTGGCCGTCTGCGAGCCTACAGAGAGGGACAGCGGGGCCTGCGGCGGGCTAGACGGCCAGCACAGCGGAGCTGA
- the Thap3 gene encoding THAP domain-containing protein 3 isoform X3, with protein sequence MPKSCAARQCCNRYSSRRKQLTFHRFPFSRPELLKEWLLNIGRANFKPKQHTVICSEHFRPECFSAFGNRKNLKQNAVPTVFAFQNPTQVCPEVGAGGDSSGKNMDTTMEELQPPDTEGPVKQENKRLRKRLKAQRLLLRRTCGRLRAYREGQRGLRRARRPAQRS encoded by the exons ATGCCGAAGTCTTGCGCGGCCCGGCAATGCTGCAACCGCTACAGCAGCCGCAGGAAGCAGCTCACCTTCCACCG GTTCCCGTTCAGCCGCCCGGAGCTGCTAAAGGAATGGCTGCTCAACATTGGCCGGGCTAACTTCAAGCCCAAGCAACACACAGTCATCTGCTCCGAGCACTTCAGACCCGAGTGCTTCAGCGCCTTTGGGAACCGCAAGAACCTGAAACAGAACGCTGTGCCCACCGTGTTCGCTTTCCAGAACCCCACACAG GTCTGCCCTGAGGTGGGGGCTGGTGGGGACAGCTCAGGGAAGAACATGGACACCACAATGGAAGAGTTGCAGCCTCCAGACACTGAAGGCCCCGTGAAACAG GAAAACAAGAGGCTCCGGAAGCGCCTGAAGGCACAGAGGCTGCTGCTGCGGAGGACATGTGGCCGTCTGCGAGCCTACAGAGAGGGACAGCGGGGCCTGCGGCGGGCTAGACGGCCAGCACAGCGGAGCTGA
- the Thap3 gene encoding THAP domain-containing protein 3 isoform X2 yields MEYCAHRFPFSRPELLKEWLLNIGRANFKPKQHTVICSEHFRPECFSAFGNRKNLKQNAVPTVFAFQNPTQVCPEVGAGGDSSGKNMDTTMEELQPPDTEGPVKQDLPERAEAMEAPSLPASPLLKRPLPGQPSDHSYALLDLDTLKKKLFLTLKENKRLRKRLKAQRLLLRRTCGRLRAYREGQRGLRRARRPAQRS; encoded by the exons ATGGAATACTGTGCCCATAGGTTCCCGTTCAGCCGCCCGGAGCTGCTAAAGGAATGGCTGCTCAACATTGGCCGGGCTAACTTCAAGCCCAAGCAACACACAGTCATCTGCTCCGAGCACTTCAGACCCGAGTGCTTCAGCGCCTTTGGGAACCGCAAGAACCTGAAACAGAACGCTGTGCCCACCGTGTTCGCTTTCCAGAACCCCACACAG GTCTGCCCTGAGGTGGGGGCTGGTGGGGACAGCTCAGGGAAGAACATGGACACCACAATGGAAGAGTTGCAGCCTCCAGACACTGAAGGCCCCGTGAAACAG GACTTACCAGAGAGAGCAGAAGCAATGGAGGCCCCCAGCCTGCCAGCCAGCCCCCTGTTGAAAAGGCCCCTTCCAGGACAGCCGTCTGATCACAGCTATGCCCTTTTGGACTTGGATaccctgaaaaaaaaacttttcctcacGCTGAAGGAAAACAAGAGGCTCCGGAAGCGCCTGAAGGCACAGAGGCTGCTGCTGCGGAGGACATGTGGCCGTCTGCGAGCCTACAGAGAGGGACAGCGGGGCCTGCGGCGGGCTAGACGGCCAGCACAGCGGAGCTGA